The DNA region GCGCCGGCGAGGTGTACGGGAAGGGCGCGGTGCCCTTCTCGAAGCCAAGCGTGGCTTCCCAGACCGACGGCGACAGGATGGTCAGGCCCACCGACAGGATCAGGCCGATGAACCCGCCGATGACGGCGCCTCGGGTGGTCATGCCCTTCCACAGAAGCGACAGGAACAGCACCGGGAAGTTTGCCGAAGCCGCGATGGCGAAGGCAAGAGACACCATGAAGGCGATGTTCTGCTTCTCGAAGGCGATGCCAAGCAGCACGGCAATCACGCCAAGCGCCAACACGGTATAGCGCGACATCCGCAGTTCGGCGGCGCTATCGGCGTTGCCCTTCTTCACGATGGTCGCGTAGAGGTCGTGGCTGACCGCCGAGGCGCCGGCCAGCGTCAGACCGGCCACCACGGCCAGGATCGTGGCGAAGGCCACGGCCGAGATGAAGCCGAGGAAGACGTTGCCGCCCACCGCGTTGGCCAGGTGCACGGCCGCCATGTTGTTGCCGCCCACCAGCTTGCCTTCCGCATCCAGGAAGTCCGGGTTGGTCAGAACCAGGGTGATGGCGCCGAAGCCGATGATGAAGGTCAGAAGGTAGAAGTAGCCGATCCAGGTGGTCGCCCACATCACCGACTTGCGCGCTTCCTTGGCCGAGGGAACGGTGAAGAAGCGCATCAGGATGTGCGGCAGGCCGGCGGTGCCGAACATCAGCGCCATGCCGAACGAGATGGCCGAGATCGGGTCGGTGATGAACTTGCCCGGCGCCATGATCGACTGGCCCGCAGCGGCGGCGGCCTCGGGCGTGGTGTCTGGCGTCTTGGCCGCGATGGCCGCCTTGACGTTCACCGCATCCGAGAAGAAGGCCCCCACCGAAAAGCCGTAGTGTGCCATCACCATGACGGCCATGAAGGTCGCGCCGCCCAGAAGCAGGCAGGCCTTGATGATCTGCACCCAGGTCGTTGCCGTCATGCCGCCGAACAGAACATAGACCATCATCAGCCCGCCGACGATGATCACGGCCATCCAGTAATCCAGGCCGAAGAGCAGCTGGATCAGCTGGCCCGCACCCACCATCTGCGCGATCAGGTAGAAGGCCACGACGACCAGCGTCGAGATCGCGGCGAACATGCGCACCGGGGTTTGGGCAAAGCGGAAGGCCGCCACATCGGCAAAGGTGAACTTGCCCAGGTTGCGCAGCCGTTCTGCCATCAGGAAGGTCAGGATCGGCCAGCCGACCAGGAAGCCGATCGAGTAGATCAGGCCGTCGAAGCCCGAGGCCATAACAGCGGCCGAAATCCCCAGGAAAGAGGCCGCCGACATGTAGTCGCCGGCGATGGCAAGGCCGTTC from Neotabrizicola shimadae includes:
- a CDS encoding cation acetate symporter, giving the protein MMRLTTFTGAARILAAAILGLAPTLALAAGTLEGDVHKQATNWTAIIMFAVFVTGTLFITKWAAAKTKSAADFYTGGGGITGFQNGLAIAGDYMSAASFLGISAAVMASGFDGLIYSIGFLVGWPILTFLMAERLRNLGKFTFADVAAFRFAQTPVRMFAAISTLVVVAFYLIAQMVGAGQLIQLLFGLDYWMAVIIVGGLMMVYVLFGGMTATTWVQIIKACLLLGGATFMAVMVMAHYGFSVGAFFSDAVNVKAAIAAKTPDTTPEAAAAAGQSIMAPGKFITDPISAISFGMALMFGTAGLPHILMRFFTVPSAKEARKSVMWATTWIGYFYLLTFIIGFGAITLVLTNPDFLDAEGKLVGGNNMAAVHLANAVGGNVFLGFISAVAFATILAVVAGLTLAGASAVSHDLYATIVKKGNADSAAELRMSRYTVLALGVIAVLLGIAFEKQNIAFMVSLAFAIAASANFPVLFLSLLWKGMTTRGAVIGGFIGLILSVGLTILSPSVWEATLGFEKGTAPFPYTSPALFSMVAAFVGIWLFSVLDNSARAKKDRDGFLAQQVRSETGIGASQASSH